Below is a genomic region from Armatimonadota bacterium.
GGCGGCGCTGGAGCGGGAGGAGGCCTCCCTGGAGACGATCGCCGCCGAGCAACGCCGGCTCGACGCCCTCCAGGAGGAGTTCGCCGCGCTGGTCGACGAGCTGGAGCGCCATGGCGCCATCCTGCGCGACCTCGACCTGGGCCTGGTCGACTTCCTCTCACTGGCCGGCCAGGTGCAGATCTACCTGTGCTGGCGGGTGGGCGAGGACGCGATCCGCTACTGGCACGGGCTGGCCGAGGGGTACGCGGGGCGGAAGCCCCTCTCCGCCCTCCCCGGTCGGCGCCGTCATTGACGTGGGGCCTGACCATGGCGGGGACGGCGGCAGCGCGGCACTGGCGCCGGAGCCTGCGCCCGGAGGAGCGTGCCGATGCCCGACCCGTATGACCTCGTGATCGTCGGCGGCGGGCCCGGCGGCTACGTCGGGGCGATCCGCGCGGCGCAGCTGGGCCTGCGCACCGCGCTGGTGGAGCGGGACAAGGTGGGCGGCACCTGCCTGCACTACGGGTGCATCCCCACCAAGGCGCTGCTGCGCACCGCCGAGCTCCTCGACGCCCTGCGCCACCCCGCCGAGATGGGCGTGCGCGCAGACGGCGTGGCCGTGGACCTCCCGGCCGCGCACGCCCGCAAGGCGCGGGTCGTGGACAAGCTGCACAAGGGCACCCAGTTCCTCATGCGCAAGCACGGGATCGACGTCTTCCACGGCGAGGCCCGCTTCCTCACCGCGCACGACCTGGCCGTGGCCCTGGCCGACGGCTCGGAGACGTCCCTGCGGGCGCATCACGTGCTGATCGCCACCGGCTCGGCACCCAAGAGCCTGCCGCACCTGCCGATCGACCAGGAGCGCATCCTGGACAGCACGGGCGTGTTGGCCCTCCAGGAGGTCCCGCGGCGCCTG
It encodes:
- a CDS encoding DUF2203 domain-containing protein, with amino-acid sequence MPRFVTYEEASRALPDVERIIRRLRRVREEALGLRTRLEGLWAALEREEASLETIAAEQRRLDALQEEFAALVDELERHGAILRDLDLGLVDFLSLAGQVQIYLCWRVGEDAIRYWHGLAEGYAGRKPLSALPGRRRH